A genomic segment from Lasioglossum baleicum chromosome 5, iyLasBale1, whole genome shotgun sequence encodes:
- the LOC143208922 gene encoding integrin alpha-4 isoform X2: protein MPFLILLFVTLACGYNVDTNSWFNIYSSENMYLGYTVYLYHDSVSGDSWLFTGAPKGGRYSPASQNIKQPSEQGVVYRCDLKPNGQCAEIRPKEIGDEKGHISQLGLNILIKKQSGWFGSAMSIDRSNGVLTVCAPRTVVSIFIPSSNNYSDTMHGMCYSGKISSNLLSIEYDNLEFHNFQSKIWYNPLCGFSIHYASATQDESKKRIIGKPVNDICGSVEIVQNESRLSIELPSADELSQFGYSVESGNFFKKNRLLYVGGAPGWHYVGQVAILDATANSSIVARLQGNSTGEFFGASLAVGDVNNDGLDDLIVGAPYWGQDNGKVYCYFGSSKGQFEEKNSISLEGTVEGGHFGYAISSGDLDADGFDDIIVGAPWEDSGVIYIYNGGSDLKKQKLQPSQRITPPIIQSNVQRKIHRFGFSTSKPVDVDGNGYLDIPVGAYKSGHAFLLRSKPVIKTELAISVAPNVLERDARHFSINMCLRYSGHNIENLRGVKSKITLTIDEQYKQTTEIVNIESSNFSIPCFRVPVNVSTNIRDFIKPIYILARHDFINNTSKRFCAFCPVERRNNKLNVAQTFLTFNIDCGPDTVCTSNISVAAKFDSVRDNNTWVIGGSTDVKLKVNLKNHGEPAYLAMLRFAIPNGIQLRSILPSCQLEDDSSKTNLLVACGVGNPLWRGEEKNITLDLDMKNLIYHSIHDHKLNFSITFTTRSKNEGMQNITKTLNLINQVSLSLNGKANAEAYYLSAITDAASNSNFNSNISFQHTYQVYKLGATPIDTARLIIKVPVAITNNSDPLIRIYKPQIHVLGQLFECSSEDSLLDCNNELTDVRREPSLDQFNTYAAETNKMRQTVDYLKIKRSTNETSFQFDDILEFQNESIINDLLYMNCSTLGVYCTTIVCNLNALKTLQDIGKVSIKVVLNVEKLKDALAIDKAALKFATETTVEILKPAARVPVNGTKSTMELVTMFYNAPKRTELKLWIVIASVSVGLVLLIIVVAVLSMLGFFKRKGKQTNNEIPEEEIEVSAATIKPTTNDI, encoded by the exons ATGCCGTTCCTCATCCTCTTATTCGTCACACTAGCGTGCGGATACAACGTAGACACAAACTCTTGGTTCAACATATACTCATCTGAAAACATGTACTTGGGTTACACAGTCTATTTGTACCACGACTCTGTCAGCGGTGATTCCTG GTTGTTCACTGGTGCACCGAAGGGAGGTCGTTATTCGCCTGCCAGTCAAAACATTAAGCAACCGAGCGAACAGGGAGTCGTCTATCGCTGTGATTTAAAACCTAATGGACAGTGTGCGGAGATAAGACCCAAGGAAATTGGGGATGAAAAAGGACACATAAGCCAACTTGGTCTGAATATACTGATTAAAAAGCAAAGTGGCTGGTTTGGGAGTGCCATGTCGATAGACAGATCAAACGGAGTATTAACA gtatgcgCACCACGGACTGTCGTAAGTATTTTCATTCCCTCTAGCAATAACTATTCCGATACCATGCACGGAATGTGTTATAGCGGAAAGATTTCTTCGAATTTACTCTCCATCGAGTATGATAATCTTGAATTTCATA ATTTTCAATCAAAGATTTGGTACAACCCATTGTGTGGGTTCTCCATTCACTATGCTTCGGCAACG CAAGATGAAAGCAAGAAACGTATTATAGGAAAGCCTGTAAATGACATTTGCGGCAGTGTAGAGATAGTGCAGAATGAATCAAGACTCTCAATTGAATTACCGTCAGCCGACGAGTTATCTCAATTTG GGTATAGCGTCGAGTCtggcaatttttttaaaaagaatcGGTTACTTTATGTCGGTGGTGCGCCTGGCTGGCATTACGTAGGGCAA GTAGCAATACTTGACGCAACAGCGAACTCGTCCATCGTGGCCAGGTTACAAGGTAACAGTACGGGTGAGTTTTTTGGAGCAAGCTTAGCTGTGGGTGACGTGAACAACGATGGCTTGGATGATCTTATCGTTGGAGCACCCTATTGGGGACAAGATAATGGCAAAGTGTATTGCTACTTCGGCAGTTCCAAG GGCCAATTCGAAGAGAAGAATTCAATATCCCTCGAAGGAACTGTGGAAGGTGGTCATTTTGGATACGCGATATCCAGCGGTGACTTAGATGCCGACGGATTTGACG ATATCATTGTGGGGGCACCTTGGGAAGACTCTGGagtgatatacatatacaacggTGGTTCGGATCTAAAAAAACAGAAGCTGCAACCGTCACAACGAATTACACCGCCTATAATTCAATCCAATGTTCAACGCAAAATTCACAGATTCGGGTTCTCGACGTCGAAACCGGTTGACGTTGATGGAAACGG ATATTTGGACATTCCAGTAGGAGCATACAAATCGGGTCACGCTTTTCTGCTTCGTAGTAAACCGGTGATCAAAACGGAACTTGCAATTAGCGTTGCGCCAAATGTTTTAGAGCGAGATGCTAGACACTTTTCAATTAATATGTGCCTACGGTATAGTGGACATAACATAGAAAATTTACGAG GTGTAAAATCTAAGATCACGCTTACCATAGACGAACAATACAAGCAAACTACCGAAATTGTAAACATAGAGTCTTCCAATTTTTCGATCCCGTGCTTTAGAGTGCCAGTCAACGTCTCG ACGAACATAAGAGACTTTATCAAGCCAATCTATATTCTTGCGAGGCATGATTTCATAAACAACACATCTAAACGCTTCTGCGCATTCTGTCCTGTGGaaagaagaaataataaattgaatgttgCTCAAACCTTTCTTACTTTTAATATCGACTGCGGGCCAGACACGGTTTGCACCTCTAACATATCTGTCGCAGCAAAGTTCGACAGTGTTCG cGACAATAATACGTGGGTGATCGGCGGTTCGACCGATGTAAAGTTAAAAGTCAATTTGAAGAATCACGGAGAACCGGCTTATCTCGCTATGCTTCGGTTCGCTATTCCAAATGGCATACAGCTGCGTAGCATTTTACCTTCTTGTCAATTGGAAGACGACAGTTCGAAAACAAATTTATTAGTAGCCTGTGGAGTGGGTAACCCTTTATGGAGAGGAGAAGAAAAGAATATTACTTTAGATCTTGACATGAAAAATCTAATTTATCACTCGATACACGATCACAAGTTAAATTTTTCCATAACATTTACAACCCGCAGTAAAAACGAAGGGATGCAGAATATAACGAAAACTCTTAACTTAATCAACCAAGTTTCTCTATCTTTGAACGG GAAAGCAAACGCAGAAGCATATTACTTGTCCGCCATTACGGATGCTgcttccaattccaatttcaattccaatatcAGTTTCCAACACACTTACCAAGTGTACAAACTCGGCGCAACACCTATAGACACCGCACGACTCATTATTAAAGTACCGGTAGCTATTACCAACAACTCGGATCCTCTGATTCGCATATACAAACCCCAG ATACATGTGTTGGGACAACTGTTTGAATGTTCCTCGGAAGACAGTTTACTAGATTGTAATAACGAACTGACCGATGTGAGAAGAGAACCGTCACTAGATCAATTTAATACGTACGCTGCTGAAACAAACAAAATGCGACAGACCGTCGACTacttgaaaattaaaagaaGTACGAACGAAACGAGTTTTCAGTTTGACGATATATTGGAATTTCAGAACGAAAGCATTATTAACGATCTTCTGTATATGAATTGTTCAACTCTTGGTGTGTATTGTACAACTATCGTATGCAACTTGAACGCATTGAAGACGTTGCAAGACATTGGAAAAGTGTCGATCAAAGTAGTCTTAAATGTCGAAAAACTGAAAg ATGCTCTCGCAATCGACAAAGCTGCTTTGAAGTTTGCCACTGAAACCACAGTAGAAATACTAAAACCAGCTGCGAGGGTTCCCGTTAACGGAACGAA ATCCACAATGGAGCTTGTAACAATGTTTTATAACGCTCCGAAAAGGACGGAATTGAAATTATGGATAGTTATAGCTTCTGTGTCGGTGGGGCTAGTATTATTAATCATTGTCGTTGCGGTTTTAAGTAtg TTGGGTTTCTTTAAGAGAAAAGGCAAACAAACGAATAACGAA aTCCCGGAAGAAGAAATCGAGGTAAGCGCCGCTACAATTAAACCGACAACCAATGACATTTAG
- the LOC143208922 gene encoding integrin alpha-4 isoform X3: protein MPFLILLFVTLACGYNVDTNSWFNIYSSENMYLGYTVYLYHDSVSGDSWLFTGAPKGGRYSPASQNIKQPSEQGVVYRCDLKPNGQCAEIRPKEIGDEKGHISQLGLNILIKKQSGWFGSAMSIDRSNGVLTVCAPRTVVSIFIPSSNNYSDTMHGMCYSGKISSNLLSIEYDNLEFHNFQSKIWYNPLCGFSIHYASATQDESKKRIIGKPVNDICGSVEIVQNESRLSIELPSADELSQFGKVLHYYCFESAYISFLEETHLHEQHASGYSVESGNFFKKNRLLYVGGAPGWHYVGQVAILDATANSSIVARLQGNSTGEFFGASLAVGDVNNDGLDDLIVGAPYWGQDNGKVYCYFGSSKGQFEEKNSISLEGTVEGGHFGYAISSGDLDADGFDDIIVGAPWEDSGVIYIYNGGSDLKKQKLQPSQRITPPIIQSNVQRKIHRFGFSTSKPVDVDGNGYLDIPVGAYKSGHAFLLRSKPVIKTELAISVAPNVLERDARHFSINMCLRYSGHNIENLRGVKSKITLTIDEQYKQTTEIVNIESSNFSIPCFRVPVNVSTNIRDFIKPIYILARHDFINNTSKRFCAFCPVERRNNKLNVAQTFLTFNIDCGPDTVCTSNISVAAKFDSVRDNNTWVIGGSTDVKLKVNLKNHGEPAYLAMLRFAIPNGIQLRSILPSCQLEDDSSKTNLLVACGVGNPLWRGEEKNITLDLDMKNLIYHSIHDHKLNFSITFTTRSKNEGMQNITKTLNLINQVSLSLNGKANAEAYYLSAITDAASNSNFNSNISFQHTYQVYKLGATPIDTARLIIKVPVAITNNSDPLIRIYKPQIHVLGQLFECSSEDSLLDCNNELTDVRREPSLDQFNTYAAETNKMRQTVDYLKIKRSTNETSFQFDDILEFQNESIINDLLYMNCSTLGVYCTTIVCNLNALKTLQDIGKVSIKVVLNVEKLKDALAIDKAALKFATETTVEILKPAARVPVNGTKSL from the exons ATGCCGTTCCTCATCCTCTTATTCGTCACACTAGCGTGCGGATACAACGTAGACACAAACTCTTGGTTCAACATATACTCATCTGAAAACATGTACTTGGGTTACACAGTCTATTTGTACCACGACTCTGTCAGCGGTGATTCCTG GTTGTTCACTGGTGCACCGAAGGGAGGTCGTTATTCGCCTGCCAGTCAAAACATTAAGCAACCGAGCGAACAGGGAGTCGTCTATCGCTGTGATTTAAAACCTAATGGACAGTGTGCGGAGATAAGACCCAAGGAAATTGGGGATGAAAAAGGACACATAAGCCAACTTGGTCTGAATATACTGATTAAAAAGCAAAGTGGCTGGTTTGGGAGTGCCATGTCGATAGACAGATCAAACGGAGTATTAACA gtatgcgCACCACGGACTGTCGTAAGTATTTTCATTCCCTCTAGCAATAACTATTCCGATACCATGCACGGAATGTGTTATAGCGGAAAGATTTCTTCGAATTTACTCTCCATCGAGTATGATAATCTTGAATTTCATA ATTTTCAATCAAAGATTTGGTACAACCCATTGTGTGGGTTCTCCATTCACTATGCTTCGGCAACG CAAGATGAAAGCAAGAAACGTATTATAGGAAAGCCTGTAAATGACATTTGCGGCAGTGTAGAGATAGTGCAGAATGAATCAAGACTCTCAATTGAATTACCGTCAGCCGACGAGTTATCTCAATTTGGTAAGGTTCTTCATTATTATTGTTTCGAGTCTGCGTATATTTCCTTCCTCGAAGAAACGCATTTACATGAACAGCACGCTTCAGGGTATAGCGTCGAGTCtggcaatttttttaaaaagaatcGGTTACTTTATGTCGGTGGTGCGCCTGGCTGGCATTACGTAGGGCAA GTAGCAATACTTGACGCAACAGCGAACTCGTCCATCGTGGCCAGGTTACAAGGTAACAGTACGGGTGAGTTTTTTGGAGCAAGCTTAGCTGTGGGTGACGTGAACAACGATGGCTTGGATGATCTTATCGTTGGAGCACCCTATTGGGGACAAGATAATGGCAAAGTGTATTGCTACTTCGGCAGTTCCAAG GGCCAATTCGAAGAGAAGAATTCAATATCCCTCGAAGGAACTGTGGAAGGTGGTCATTTTGGATACGCGATATCCAGCGGTGACTTAGATGCCGACGGATTTGACG ATATCATTGTGGGGGCACCTTGGGAAGACTCTGGagtgatatacatatacaacggTGGTTCGGATCTAAAAAAACAGAAGCTGCAACCGTCACAACGAATTACACCGCCTATAATTCAATCCAATGTTCAACGCAAAATTCACAGATTCGGGTTCTCGACGTCGAAACCGGTTGACGTTGATGGAAACGG ATATTTGGACATTCCAGTAGGAGCATACAAATCGGGTCACGCTTTTCTGCTTCGTAGTAAACCGGTGATCAAAACGGAACTTGCAATTAGCGTTGCGCCAAATGTTTTAGAGCGAGATGCTAGACACTTTTCAATTAATATGTGCCTACGGTATAGTGGACATAACATAGAAAATTTACGAG GTGTAAAATCTAAGATCACGCTTACCATAGACGAACAATACAAGCAAACTACCGAAATTGTAAACATAGAGTCTTCCAATTTTTCGATCCCGTGCTTTAGAGTGCCAGTCAACGTCTCG ACGAACATAAGAGACTTTATCAAGCCAATCTATATTCTTGCGAGGCATGATTTCATAAACAACACATCTAAACGCTTCTGCGCATTCTGTCCTGTGGaaagaagaaataataaattgaatgttgCTCAAACCTTTCTTACTTTTAATATCGACTGCGGGCCAGACACGGTTTGCACCTCTAACATATCTGTCGCAGCAAAGTTCGACAGTGTTCG cGACAATAATACGTGGGTGATCGGCGGTTCGACCGATGTAAAGTTAAAAGTCAATTTGAAGAATCACGGAGAACCGGCTTATCTCGCTATGCTTCGGTTCGCTATTCCAAATGGCATACAGCTGCGTAGCATTTTACCTTCTTGTCAATTGGAAGACGACAGTTCGAAAACAAATTTATTAGTAGCCTGTGGAGTGGGTAACCCTTTATGGAGAGGAGAAGAAAAGAATATTACTTTAGATCTTGACATGAAAAATCTAATTTATCACTCGATACACGATCACAAGTTAAATTTTTCCATAACATTTACAACCCGCAGTAAAAACGAAGGGATGCAGAATATAACGAAAACTCTTAACTTAATCAACCAAGTTTCTCTATCTTTGAACGG GAAAGCAAACGCAGAAGCATATTACTTGTCCGCCATTACGGATGCTgcttccaattccaatttcaattccaatatcAGTTTCCAACACACTTACCAAGTGTACAAACTCGGCGCAACACCTATAGACACCGCACGACTCATTATTAAAGTACCGGTAGCTATTACCAACAACTCGGATCCTCTGATTCGCATATACAAACCCCAG ATACATGTGTTGGGACAACTGTTTGAATGTTCCTCGGAAGACAGTTTACTAGATTGTAATAACGAACTGACCGATGTGAGAAGAGAACCGTCACTAGATCAATTTAATACGTACGCTGCTGAAACAAACAAAATGCGACAGACCGTCGACTacttgaaaattaaaagaaGTACGAACGAAACGAGTTTTCAGTTTGACGATATATTGGAATTTCAGAACGAAAGCATTATTAACGATCTTCTGTATATGAATTGTTCAACTCTTGGTGTGTATTGTACAACTATCGTATGCAACTTGAACGCATTGAAGACGTTGCAAGACATTGGAAAAGTGTCGATCAAAGTAGTCTTAAATGTCGAAAAACTGAAAg ATGCTCTCGCAATCGACAAAGCTGCTTTGAAGTTTGCCACTGAAACCACAGTAGAAATACTAAAACCAGCTGCGAGGGTTCCCGTTAACGGAACGAA ATCTTTGTAG
- the LOC143208922 gene encoding integrin alpha-4 isoform X1 codes for MPFLILLFVTLACGYNVDTNSWFNIYSSENMYLGYTVYLYHDSVSGDSWLFTGAPKGGRYSPASQNIKQPSEQGVVYRCDLKPNGQCAEIRPKEIGDEKGHISQLGLNILIKKQSGWFGSAMSIDRSNGVLTVCAPRTVVSIFIPSSNNYSDTMHGMCYSGKISSNLLSIEYDNLEFHNFQSKIWYNPLCGFSIHYASATQDESKKRIIGKPVNDICGSVEIVQNESRLSIELPSADELSQFGKVLHYYCFESAYISFLEETHLHEQHASGYSVESGNFFKKNRLLYVGGAPGWHYVGQVAILDATANSSIVARLQGNSTGEFFGASLAVGDVNNDGLDDLIVGAPYWGQDNGKVYCYFGSSKGQFEEKNSISLEGTVEGGHFGYAISSGDLDADGFDDIIVGAPWEDSGVIYIYNGGSDLKKQKLQPSQRITPPIIQSNVQRKIHRFGFSTSKPVDVDGNGYLDIPVGAYKSGHAFLLRSKPVIKTELAISVAPNVLERDARHFSINMCLRYSGHNIENLRGVKSKITLTIDEQYKQTTEIVNIESSNFSIPCFRVPVNVSTNIRDFIKPIYILARHDFINNTSKRFCAFCPVERRNNKLNVAQTFLTFNIDCGPDTVCTSNISVAAKFDSVRDNNTWVIGGSTDVKLKVNLKNHGEPAYLAMLRFAIPNGIQLRSILPSCQLEDDSSKTNLLVACGVGNPLWRGEEKNITLDLDMKNLIYHSIHDHKLNFSITFTTRSKNEGMQNITKTLNLINQVSLSLNGKANAEAYYLSAITDAASNSNFNSNISFQHTYQVYKLGATPIDTARLIIKVPVAITNNSDPLIRIYKPQIHVLGQLFECSSEDSLLDCNNELTDVRREPSLDQFNTYAAETNKMRQTVDYLKIKRSTNETSFQFDDILEFQNESIINDLLYMNCSTLGVYCTTIVCNLNALKTLQDIGKVSIKVVLNVEKLKDALAIDKAALKFATETTVEILKPAARVPVNGTKSTMELVTMFYNAPKRTELKLWIVIASVSVGLVLLIIVVAVLSMLGFFKRKGKQTNNEIPEEEIEVSAATIKPTTNDI; via the exons ATGCCGTTCCTCATCCTCTTATTCGTCACACTAGCGTGCGGATACAACGTAGACACAAACTCTTGGTTCAACATATACTCATCTGAAAACATGTACTTGGGTTACACAGTCTATTTGTACCACGACTCTGTCAGCGGTGATTCCTG GTTGTTCACTGGTGCACCGAAGGGAGGTCGTTATTCGCCTGCCAGTCAAAACATTAAGCAACCGAGCGAACAGGGAGTCGTCTATCGCTGTGATTTAAAACCTAATGGACAGTGTGCGGAGATAAGACCCAAGGAAATTGGGGATGAAAAAGGACACATAAGCCAACTTGGTCTGAATATACTGATTAAAAAGCAAAGTGGCTGGTTTGGGAGTGCCATGTCGATAGACAGATCAAACGGAGTATTAACA gtatgcgCACCACGGACTGTCGTAAGTATTTTCATTCCCTCTAGCAATAACTATTCCGATACCATGCACGGAATGTGTTATAGCGGAAAGATTTCTTCGAATTTACTCTCCATCGAGTATGATAATCTTGAATTTCATA ATTTTCAATCAAAGATTTGGTACAACCCATTGTGTGGGTTCTCCATTCACTATGCTTCGGCAACG CAAGATGAAAGCAAGAAACGTATTATAGGAAAGCCTGTAAATGACATTTGCGGCAGTGTAGAGATAGTGCAGAATGAATCAAGACTCTCAATTGAATTACCGTCAGCCGACGAGTTATCTCAATTTGGTAAGGTTCTTCATTATTATTGTTTCGAGTCTGCGTATATTTCCTTCCTCGAAGAAACGCATTTACATGAACAGCACGCTTCAGGGTATAGCGTCGAGTCtggcaatttttttaaaaagaatcGGTTACTTTATGTCGGTGGTGCGCCTGGCTGGCATTACGTAGGGCAA GTAGCAATACTTGACGCAACAGCGAACTCGTCCATCGTGGCCAGGTTACAAGGTAACAGTACGGGTGAGTTTTTTGGAGCAAGCTTAGCTGTGGGTGACGTGAACAACGATGGCTTGGATGATCTTATCGTTGGAGCACCCTATTGGGGACAAGATAATGGCAAAGTGTATTGCTACTTCGGCAGTTCCAAG GGCCAATTCGAAGAGAAGAATTCAATATCCCTCGAAGGAACTGTGGAAGGTGGTCATTTTGGATACGCGATATCCAGCGGTGACTTAGATGCCGACGGATTTGACG ATATCATTGTGGGGGCACCTTGGGAAGACTCTGGagtgatatacatatacaacggTGGTTCGGATCTAAAAAAACAGAAGCTGCAACCGTCACAACGAATTACACCGCCTATAATTCAATCCAATGTTCAACGCAAAATTCACAGATTCGGGTTCTCGACGTCGAAACCGGTTGACGTTGATGGAAACGG ATATTTGGACATTCCAGTAGGAGCATACAAATCGGGTCACGCTTTTCTGCTTCGTAGTAAACCGGTGATCAAAACGGAACTTGCAATTAGCGTTGCGCCAAATGTTTTAGAGCGAGATGCTAGACACTTTTCAATTAATATGTGCCTACGGTATAGTGGACATAACATAGAAAATTTACGAG GTGTAAAATCTAAGATCACGCTTACCATAGACGAACAATACAAGCAAACTACCGAAATTGTAAACATAGAGTCTTCCAATTTTTCGATCCCGTGCTTTAGAGTGCCAGTCAACGTCTCG ACGAACATAAGAGACTTTATCAAGCCAATCTATATTCTTGCGAGGCATGATTTCATAAACAACACATCTAAACGCTTCTGCGCATTCTGTCCTGTGGaaagaagaaataataaattgaatgttgCTCAAACCTTTCTTACTTTTAATATCGACTGCGGGCCAGACACGGTTTGCACCTCTAACATATCTGTCGCAGCAAAGTTCGACAGTGTTCG cGACAATAATACGTGGGTGATCGGCGGTTCGACCGATGTAAAGTTAAAAGTCAATTTGAAGAATCACGGAGAACCGGCTTATCTCGCTATGCTTCGGTTCGCTATTCCAAATGGCATACAGCTGCGTAGCATTTTACCTTCTTGTCAATTGGAAGACGACAGTTCGAAAACAAATTTATTAGTAGCCTGTGGAGTGGGTAACCCTTTATGGAGAGGAGAAGAAAAGAATATTACTTTAGATCTTGACATGAAAAATCTAATTTATCACTCGATACACGATCACAAGTTAAATTTTTCCATAACATTTACAACCCGCAGTAAAAACGAAGGGATGCAGAATATAACGAAAACTCTTAACTTAATCAACCAAGTTTCTCTATCTTTGAACGG GAAAGCAAACGCAGAAGCATATTACTTGTCCGCCATTACGGATGCTgcttccaattccaatttcaattccaatatcAGTTTCCAACACACTTACCAAGTGTACAAACTCGGCGCAACACCTATAGACACCGCACGACTCATTATTAAAGTACCGGTAGCTATTACCAACAACTCGGATCCTCTGATTCGCATATACAAACCCCAG ATACATGTGTTGGGACAACTGTTTGAATGTTCCTCGGAAGACAGTTTACTAGATTGTAATAACGAACTGACCGATGTGAGAAGAGAACCGTCACTAGATCAATTTAATACGTACGCTGCTGAAACAAACAAAATGCGACAGACCGTCGACTacttgaaaattaaaagaaGTACGAACGAAACGAGTTTTCAGTTTGACGATATATTGGAATTTCAGAACGAAAGCATTATTAACGATCTTCTGTATATGAATTGTTCAACTCTTGGTGTGTATTGTACAACTATCGTATGCAACTTGAACGCATTGAAGACGTTGCAAGACATTGGAAAAGTGTCGATCAAAGTAGTCTTAAATGTCGAAAAACTGAAAg ATGCTCTCGCAATCGACAAAGCTGCTTTGAAGTTTGCCACTGAAACCACAGTAGAAATACTAAAACCAGCTGCGAGGGTTCCCGTTAACGGAACGAA ATCCACAATGGAGCTTGTAACAATGTTTTATAACGCTCCGAAAAGGACGGAATTGAAATTATGGATAGTTATAGCTTCTGTGTCGGTGGGGCTAGTATTATTAATCATTGTCGTTGCGGTTTTAAGTAtg TTGGGTTTCTTTAAGAGAAAAGGCAAACAAACGAATAACGAA aTCCCGGAAGAAGAAATCGAGGTAAGCGCCGCTACAATTAAACCGACAACCAATGACATTTAG